The Bacillus sp. Y1 genome includes the window TAACGAGTTAGATGGCGATCGCCATCGGCATGATAGTCCTCAAGTGAGAAATCAACATCGCCCATTGCTCCATCAGCGTTGAGCATAGGAATGATGAGTACATTGACGTTATCTAATACTCCCTTAGTTTTCTCCGTGCCTAAATGCTTAATAAAGCTAAGGGCACCCTCTGTTGTTAGCTGCTCGTTTCCATGCTGCTGTGTTAAAAATAAGATCGTTGGATTATCAGGATTGGAGATATATTTTGCCATATAAATATCACGGCCTTTGACTGTTTGCCCAATCACCTCTAATTCCATCGCTTCTTGCTTTGCATCCTGAGTATTTAAATAATCTACTAAACTCTCATATGTATGCAAAATCGACGTTTGGACGGCCCCATTACCAGCACCTGGCCCATTTCCGACAGCAAAAACTGGTGTTGAGACGGCAGTGATTGCACCAAATGCCATTAAGCTTGATAAGGATACGGATAAAACTTTTTTCTTTAAGTTCATATCTTACCTCCAAATAAAATTTTTTAACAATTCAAATTTTATCCAAATATGAATCGGATGTTAATAAAGTAAATTGCCTATTATTTAGACAAATTTCGATTAGCGAAATACATACGAATGAAGGATTTAAAAACTATTAAAAGTAGGCTTTTGTAGTAGATATAGGAAGAAAGGTGTAGGACATAAATGGTTTTCAATTATAAAGTTTAATAAGTATCTATATGATCGGGAAGAAAAATGGGGAGATGATATAAATTCTATTCGGTAAAATATTTTACTAAAAATAAGTATAATCACTTATATTTATTGTATTTAATTAGTTAGAATCAGTTTGTTATGTAAAGATGTTTGAATGCTTCGGGTTTGGAAACAAGGTGATGACGATACTGTTCCATATATGATTATCGCTAGTAAAATGTTTTTCTTAAAATATTTTACTAGTTTTAGTAAAAATATATTTACACGTTTTACTTTTAATGATATATTTTAATTACTGAAGCGCTTTCAATGAAAAAATGTAAACCAATGTGAGAGGATGTAAGCTATGAAGAAGTTTAAAAAGTATTTTAGCCTTATGAGTGGTATTGCTTTAAGTCTATCTTTAGTAGCATGTGGACCTCAAGAAAGTAGTACTGAGAGTACCGGCTCAAAGGATTCTTCCAAGAACAAAGAGTATGATTTACTAGTTTGGGAGGATATTGAAAAGGGAGCAGGAATTAAAGATGCGATTGCTAAGTTTGAAGAAGAAAATGGAGTAAAGGTGAAAGTAGTTGAAAAAGCCTATGCTCAACAAATAGAAGATTTACGTATGGATGGACCGGGTGGTACAGGACCAGATGTACTTACAATGCCTGGGGACCAAATTGGTACTGCGGTAACGGAAGGATTAATCAAAGAGTTAAATGTAGGTGAAGATGTTCAATCTATTTATACAGAAGTAGCTATGAAGTCGCAAATGGTAGATAACAAGGTGTATGGATTACCTAAAGCTGTAGAAACTACCATGCTTTATTACAATAAAGATTTAGTTTCTGATGCTGAGCTTCCAACCACTCTTGATGGATGGTATGAGTACTCTAAGAAGGTAACGGATGGAGAAAAATTTGGATTCCTTGCTTTGTTTGATCAAATCTACTATGCACAAAGCATTATGAGCGGGTATGGTGGATATATTTTCGGCACGGATGACAAAGGGAATTATGATCCTGCTGATATCGGATTAAACAACAAAGGTGCTCTTGAAGGGGCAGAGTATATTCAAAAGTTCTATAAAGAAGGTCTATTTCCAGCTGGAATCATCGGTGAACAAGGAATTAATGTGCTTGAGTCGTTATTTACGGAAGGAAAAGCAGCTGCTGTCATTTCAGGTCCTTGGAATATTGAGCCGTTTACAAAAGCAGGAATCAATTTTGGTGTAAGTAAATTACCTGAGCTTTCAAATGGTGAAAATATGAGTTCATTCGTTGGAGTGAAGAGCTATAACGTAAGCGCTTATAGTAAAAATGCTGAACTTGCTGAGAAGTTAGTTGTATTTTTAGCAAATGAAGAGAATTCAAAAGCTAGATATGAAGTAACAAAGGAAGTGCCTGCCGTACAAGCACTTGCTAATGACCCTGTTGTAGCAGAAAGTGAAGCAGCCCAAGCGGTAGCAGAGCAATCACAATTTGCTGAATTAACTCCAAACATTCCAGAAATGAACGAAGTTTGGACACCAACTGACTCTGCCCTACAAACAATCGCAACTGGTAAGGCTCAACCTAAAGAAGCATTGGAGCAAGCAGTTGAAACGATTAAAGGACAGATCGAAGCGAAACATGGTGGAAAATAATTTGTAAGTAAACAATGGTGTCAAACGTTCCTTATGTTTGACACCATTTATTATAAGGACGGAATCTATCACACGAACGTCTAATAAGAGGTGAAAAAAGTGCAACATCGCAAAACGGCTTTGCTTTTATCAATCATTCCAGGGCTTGGTCAATTTTACAATAAGCAGTGGATCAAAGGGCTTTTATTTCTACTTTTAG containing:
- a CDS encoding sugar ABC transporter substrate-binding protein, producing MKKFKKYFSLMSGIALSLSLVACGPQESSTESTGSKDSSKNKEYDLLVWEDIEKGAGIKDAIAKFEEENGVKVKVVEKAYAQQIEDLRMDGPGGTGPDVLTMPGDQIGTAVTEGLIKELNVGEDVQSIYTEVAMKSQMVDNKVYGLPKAVETTMLYYNKDLVSDAELPTTLDGWYEYSKKVTDGEKFGFLALFDQIYYAQSIMSGYGGYIFGTDDKGNYDPADIGLNNKGALEGAEYIQKFYKEGLFPAGIIGEQGINVLESLFTEGKAAAVISGPWNIEPFTKAGINFGVSKLPELSNGENMSSFVGVKSYNVSAYSKNAELAEKLVVFLANEENSKARYEVTKEVPAVQALANDPVVAESEAAQAVAEQSQFAELTPNIPEMNEVWTPTDSALQTIATGKAQPKEALEQAVETIKGQIEAKHGGK